One genomic region from bacterium encodes:
- a CDS encoding TIR domain-containing protein, whose amino-acid sequence MICPRCQRQATQIGDFWVCGTHGQLPREPKPSSGESGTRKSESVFLSYGRKDARGFAERLARDLKKHGQSVWLDLESIESGADFDVRIERGIQSSRVVAAIMSPRSVEEDSVCRDEIVYAINENRQVVPIRIESDSNVKPTLLLARRNWVDFSERYETGLSALLRFLDGDEHALKAPLLSMVGGVSPIDFSVEIAKFTQNFVGRVWLRSEIDRWLENSKKRAFVVVAAPGLGKSAIAAALTRRSDVVALHFCIRQNTASLDPQQFVAALVAQLHARLPGYDAVLAVREPERRRSSASDAFRQLIVEPTTALPPPAAPFLIIVDSLDEADAWSRVGAGRDEASEGRPGQESVLDVIVQQAPDLPPWLRIIATTRPEDSVVKRLRTFDVLELMASRNENKLDLIDYISARVASGSVRDEPAAIRDLIINRVEELASGLFLYAKLVLDELEQGTLELDDLGQLMPELEDFYAVSFARRYADIAVYNTRIRPLLRAFVAARAPLPFSTIRGVIDESAETANQYLLELRAFLEANRDADDDCYQLFHKSIRDWLVNRQAAGEFWCDETEAEIQLAAACWKEYMAGVDGMSPYALRHLPAHLLNTGDWESLVSILLDLQYLERRTTAGQIFELVADFRRTSEALPKSHRTHRVVTLLSKALGRDVHFIARHAADYPQGLFQSLWNSCWWYDSVEAESYYEAEASTGLAAASAGENLSNLLERWRTEREAAAPGFIWLRAMRPPSVHLGTDQLAVLRGHGRSVTSVSADRDGSRIASSSDDNSVRIWNAETGDTHAVLQGHDQQVECVSFSHNQSAVVSGSWDNTVCVWDVEAKAARTVIEGHEGYVASVCFNPDDSRVVSGSWDKTVCVWDADTGERCSVLKGHDRGVTSVSMSSDGKRIASGSWDSTVRIWNAQTGRIELVLRGHEDSVTSVSFSPDSARIVSGSRDNTLRLWDVETGDLMACLRGHDRGVMSASFSPDGTRIISGSLDKTVRTWNATTGETQAIFRGHERGVNSVSFIGNGDRFASGSSDSTARVWDSEIGRQHAQLIGHEDSVRSMTISPDGARVATGSRDRTIRIWDARTGRTNEVLRGHSHEVTSASFGPDGTTIVSGSMDKTARVWTISRGEERVVFRRHQGEVWTVAGSPRGDRAASGSTDKSVRIWDTDSGHQYAALLGHEDSVRCVAYSPDGCFIVSGSLDRTVRVWDARTGSIQSVLVGHARGVMHVSISPDGTRIISRDLENSVIVWDVRSGQAIEQFDSDTDIVPDWSRPSHGVFVAATQDMDLVIRRRLHDTPIAWFAESPRRHFAALPDGRTWAGVSGSTHFQLIALEGSQRR is encoded by the coding sequence ATGATCTGCCCCCGGTGTCAGCGCCAAGCCACCCAGATCGGGGATTTCTGGGTCTGCGGGACACACGGTCAACTTCCGCGCGAGCCCAAGCCATCATCGGGGGAGTCGGGGACGCGCAAGAGCGAATCGGTTTTTCTCAGCTATGGCCGAAAGGACGCGCGCGGGTTCGCGGAGCGCTTGGCGCGGGACTTGAAGAAACACGGCCAATCGGTGTGGCTCGACTTGGAGAGCATCGAATCAGGGGCTGACTTCGACGTAAGAATCGAGCGAGGGATCCAGTCGTCTCGCGTAGTGGCGGCGATCATGTCACCGCGTTCGGTCGAAGAAGACAGCGTTTGCCGAGACGAGATCGTCTACGCGATCAATGAAAACAGGCAGGTGGTGCCAATCCGAATCGAGTCCGATTCGAACGTGAAGCCGACACTGCTCTTGGCCCGCCGAAACTGGGTCGATTTCTCGGAAAGGTACGAGACGGGTCTATCAGCCCTGCTTCGGTTCTTGGACGGCGACGAGCACGCACTGAAAGCCCCACTACTTTCTATGGTCGGCGGGGTATCACCGATAGATTTCTCGGTAGAGATCGCGAAGTTCACGCAGAATTTCGTGGGGCGCGTGTGGCTGAGATCCGAGATCGATCGATGGCTGGAGAACTCGAAGAAACGCGCGTTTGTCGTGGTCGCCGCGCCGGGCCTCGGCAAAAGCGCGATCGCGGCAGCTTTGACCCGCCGTAGTGACGTCGTCGCTCTGCATTTCTGCATTCGACAGAATACGGCGTCGCTTGATCCCCAGCAGTTCGTCGCCGCCTTGGTAGCGCAGCTTCACGCCCGATTGCCTGGATACGATGCGGTGCTTGCGGTGAGGGAGCCAGAGCGCCGACGCTCCTCGGCGTCAGACGCGTTCAGGCAACTCATCGTAGAACCGACCACTGCTTTGCCTCCGCCCGCAGCTCCTTTTCTCATCATTGTCGACTCCCTCGACGAAGCAGACGCATGGTCGAGGGTGGGCGCAGGAAGAGACGAAGCTTCCGAGGGAAGGCCAGGTCAGGAGTCCGTACTGGACGTAATCGTGCAACAGGCCCCTGACCTTCCACCTTGGTTGCGCATCATCGCCACGACGCGGCCAGAAGACTCGGTCGTGAAGCGCCTCCGGACGTTCGACGTACTCGAGCTGATGGCAAGCCGCAACGAAAACAAGTTGGACCTTATCGACTACATCAGCGCGCGTGTCGCCAGCGGTTCTGTACGCGACGAACCGGCAGCGATCCGCGATCTGATCATCAACCGCGTAGAGGAATTGGCCTCCGGACTCTTTCTGTACGCGAAGTTGGTACTCGACGAGTTGGAACAGGGAACCCTCGAACTCGATGACCTTGGGCAACTAATGCCCGAGCTCGAGGATTTCTATGCCGTGAGTTTCGCACGCCGATACGCAGACATCGCGGTCTACAACACGAGGATCCGCCCACTTCTGAGAGCGTTTGTGGCGGCACGTGCCCCGCTGCCCTTCTCGACGATTCGCGGTGTGATTGACGAGTCGGCCGAAACTGCGAATCAGTATCTCTTGGAACTCAGAGCCTTCCTGGAAGCGAATCGCGACGCGGATGACGATTGCTATCAGCTGTTCCACAAATCGATTCGTGACTGGTTGGTGAACCGACAGGCTGCAGGCGAGTTCTGGTGCGACGAGACAGAAGCAGAGATCCAACTCGCCGCAGCCTGTTGGAAGGAGTACATGGCCGGGGTGGACGGAATGTCGCCTTACGCCTTGAGACATCTTCCGGCGCATCTGCTGAATACCGGGGACTGGGAGAGTCTGGTATCGATCCTGCTTGACCTCCAGTATTTGGAGAGGCGAACCACTGCGGGGCAGATCTTCGAGCTTGTCGCGGATTTTCGCCGGACGTCAGAGGCTCTCCCGAAGTCACATCGGACGCACCGGGTCGTCACCCTGCTTTCGAAAGCTCTCGGCCGCGACGTTCACTTCATAGCAAGGCATGCTGCTGACTATCCACAAGGACTTTTTCAAAGCCTATGGAACAGCTGCTGGTGGTACGACAGCGTTGAAGCCGAGTCGTACTACGAAGCGGAAGCGAGTACGGGGCTTGCTGCGGCAAGCGCTGGGGAGAATCTCAGCAATCTGCTCGAACGATGGCGGACAGAAAGAGAGGCCGCAGCTCCCGGATTTATTTGGCTGCGGGCGATGCGCCCGCCATCGGTTCATCTGGGTACCGATCAGCTCGCCGTCCTCCGCGGACACGGACGGTCGGTAACGAGTGTCTCTGCCGACAGGGACGGCTCCCGGATTGCGTCGAGCTCCGACGACAATAGCGTTCGAATCTGGAACGCTGAGACAGGAGACACGCATGCAGTCCTGCAAGGCCACGATCAACAAGTGGAATGTGTCTCATTCAGCCACAATCAATCTGCGGTCGTTTCTGGCTCTTGGGACAACACGGTATGCGTCTGGGATGTCGAAGCGAAGGCGGCAAGAACGGTAATCGAGGGTCACGAGGGATATGTAGCAAGCGTTTGTTTCAATCCGGATGACAGTCGCGTCGTATCAGGTTCCTGGGACAAGACAGTATGCGTATGGGACGCCGATACCGGGGAGCGATGTTCTGTACTTAAGGGTCACGATCGCGGCGTGACCAGCGTCTCCATGAGTTCCGACGGAAAGCGCATCGCTTCCGGATCGTGGGATAGCACGGTGCGCATCTGGAATGCGCAAACAGGAAGGATCGAGCTAGTTCTTCGCGGCCACGAAGACTCGGTAACGAGCGTCTCGTTCAGCCCTGACAGCGCACGAATAGTCTCGGGATCTCGTGATAACACCCTTCGCTTGTGGGATGTCGAGACCGGAGACTTGATGGCATGCCTCCGAGGACACGATCGCGGCGTGATGAGCGCGTCGTTCAGTCCCGACGGAACCCGCATCATCTCAGGCTCACTGGACAAGACCGTGCGCACCTGGAATGCGACCACAGGAGAGACCCAGGCCATTTTCCGCGGTCATGAGCGAGGCGTGAACTCCGTATCGTTCATTGGCAACGGTGATCGTTTCGCCTCTGGCTCTTCGGACTCTACCGCGCGCGTTTGGGACTCTGAGATCGGTCGTCAGCACGCGCAGCTCATTGGACATGAAGACTCCGTGCGAAGTATGACGATCAGTCCGGATGGGGCACGAGTCGCAACTGGGTCTCGGGATCGAACGATTCGAATCTGGGATGCGCGGACCGGAAGAACTAATGAAGTTCTTCGCGGACACAGTCACGAGGTCACAAGTGCGTCGTTTGGTCCAGACGGCACAACCATAGTCTCGGGCTCCATGGATAAGACCGCGCGTGTTTGGACGATCAGTCGTGGAGAAGAACGGGTTGTCTTCCGCCGGCATCAGGGTGAGGTCTGGACCGTCGCGGGCAGCCCGCGCGGCGACCGTGCCGCGTCGGGCTCGACCGACAAATCTGTACGGATATGGGATACAGACAGCGGACATCAATATGCAGCCCTGTTGGGTCATGAAGACTCGGTCCGATGCGTGGCATACAGCCCGGACGGATGTTTCATCGTCTCCGGCTCTCTGGACCGAACCGTTCGTGTCTGGGATGCGAGAACGGGGAGCATACAGTCCGTTCTCGTAGGCCACGCACGCGGCGTGATGCACGTATCGATCAGCCCAGACGGTACCCGCATAATCTCGCGAGACCTGGAAAACTCCGTGATCGTCTGGGACGTCCGATCGGGTCAAGCGATCGAACAGTTTGATAGTGATACAGACATCGTCCCGGACTGGTCAAGGCCCAGCCATGGAGTGTTCGTGGCGGCAACCCAGGATATGGACCTTGTGATCCGTCGGCGTCTTCATGATACGCCGATCGCGTGGTTTGCTGAATCGCCTCGTCGCCATTTCGCCGCTCTACCTGACGGGCGAACCTGGGCAGGAGTTTCCGGATCTACTCACTTTCAGCTGATCGCTTTAGAGGGTTCGCAGCGCCGATAA
- the ftsA gene encoding cell division protein FtsA, producing MEPLFVAWDFEARGVRDYLDAFYRLRDSYELDPMIPSVGGVAPGLIWEESIQANIRSARFFAAFLDLPNVNTAMELGFALSAPGDRRVLQTYRGATRPEWLSSRPFSLYAQERAPDVPFSARDGSGFDRLIIERSAPPPPSGRRGIPNRTILLCPRETGGDRVALVAHAAIDELEIVDSSDLDHAALVHLLRSADSVIWAIPPALDHERDGAANAGMAFIAGYALGLGLDLRVLVPSQGVRPIADVESFRGARHEDLGQFLDFVVQWAEEFRDERRVARVSSTNPDESYSDPASLTNAPLPIAQIRPRRSTSSRRALGTVAAGLDIGTSKICVVAVDGECEGDVASVVGVGTHPSRGLRKGVVVDIEATIESVRAAVEEAELMADCEIREVCVGIAGGHIRAINSRGSAPIRTGEVTERDVQSVFEAAKAVAVPLDREILLALPQEYLVDGESVRGNPVGKLGEGLEVRLHIVSGAVTAATNLVKIANKAGLDVSDIVLDPMASSAAALTENERDLGVCLIDIGGGTADIARFSRGAIEHSAVLGMGGYQMSNDIAVGLRTPFDEAERIKKRFGSASARHVEGEDVIRLASVGGRPPREISRRILCEIIESRVEEILGLCRSEILMDRLQDDLGAGIVLTGGASKLPGIGDFAGKLFEAPVRIGSPCNVGGLTDVVNGPMYSTGVGLALHARSLRPYRPRFPVRGNWSFSRVLDRMRDWYNQEFD from the coding sequence ATGGAACCTCTCTTCGTTGCATGGGATTTCGAGGCTCGTGGCGTTCGGGACTATCTCGACGCCTTCTACCGGCTGAGAGATTCGTACGAGCTCGACCCGATGATTCCCAGCGTTGGAGGTGTCGCTCCGGGGCTGATCTGGGAGGAGTCGATCCAAGCCAACATCCGGTCCGCTCGCTTCTTCGCGGCGTTTCTCGACCTGCCGAATGTGAATACTGCCATGGAGCTGGGGTTCGCATTGTCCGCCCCCGGCGATCGTCGTGTTCTCCAGACGTATCGCGGCGCGACACGACCGGAATGGCTCTCGAGCCGTCCCTTCAGTCTATACGCGCAGGAGCGGGCGCCCGACGTACCGTTCAGCGCGCGCGACGGTTCGGGCTTCGATCGACTCATCATCGAGCGAAGCGCGCCGCCTCCCCCTTCCGGACGGCGCGGAATACCCAACCGGACTATCCTTCTCTGTCCTCGGGAAACCGGAGGGGATCGTGTTGCGCTCGTTGCGCACGCAGCGATCGACGAGCTCGAGATCGTCGATTCGTCAGACCTCGATCATGCGGCGCTCGTACACCTTCTGCGTTCCGCGGATAGCGTGATCTGGGCAATTCCGCCGGCGCTGGACCACGAGCGGGACGGCGCGGCCAACGCTGGCATGGCCTTCATTGCGGGCTATGCCCTCGGATTGGGACTCGACCTGCGGGTGCTTGTTCCCTCGCAGGGTGTCCGACCGATCGCGGACGTGGAGAGCTTCAGAGGGGCCAGGCACGAGGATCTCGGCCAGTTCCTCGACTTCGTCGTTCAGTGGGCCGAGGAGTTTCGCGACGAGCGGAGAGTCGCTCGTGTCTCGTCGACGAATCCGGACGAAAGCTACTCGGACCCCGCCTCGCTGACGAACGCGCCCTTGCCGATTGCGCAAATTCGCCCCCGACGATCGACTTCCTCGCGGCGGGCCCTGGGCACTGTCGCAGCGGGACTGGACATCGGGACCAGCAAAATCTGCGTGGTCGCCGTCGATGGTGAGTGCGAGGGTGACGTCGCGAGCGTAGTCGGGGTCGGGACGCATCCCTCTCGGGGACTCCGGAAGGGAGTAGTCGTCGACATCGAGGCGACGATCGAGTCCGTTCGCGCAGCGGTCGAAGAGGCCGAGTTGATGGCCGACTGCGAGATTCGCGAAGTCTGCGTCGGAATCGCTGGGGGGCACATCCGTGCAATCAACTCCCGAGGATCGGCGCCGATCCGGACCGGCGAAGTGACTGAGCGCGACGTCCAGAGCGTCTTCGAGGCAGCCAAGGCGGTCGCCGTCCCGCTGGATCGTGAGATATTGCTCGCCCTTCCGCAGGAGTATCTCGTCGACGGGGAGTCGGTTCGGGGCAACCCGGTCGGCAAACTGGGGGAGGGATTGGAAGTTCGTCTTCATATCGTTTCGGGAGCCGTGACGGCAGCAACCAACCTCGTGAAGATCGCAAACAAGGCCGGTCTCGACGTCTCAGACATCGTGCTGGACCCGATGGCGTCCTCCGCCGCGGCGTTGACCGAGAACGAGCGGGATCTAGGCGTATGTCTGATCGACATCGGCGGCGGGACCGCGGACATCGCACGCTTCTCCCGTGGGGCGATCGAACATTCTGCCGTTCTCGGCATGGGCGGATATCAGATGTCGAATGACATTGCGGTCGGTCTTCGTACTCCGTTCGATGAAGCAGAGCGGATCAAGAAGAGGTTCGGCTCCGCCTCCGCGCGGCATGTCGAGGGTGAAGACGTCATTCGCCTGGCATCAGTCGGAGGACGTCCGCCGCGTGAGATCTCACGAAGAATACTCTGCGAGATCATTGAATCTCGTGTCGAAGAGATCCTCGGACTGTGCCGGAGCGAGATTCTCATGGATCGACTCCAGGACGACCTGGGCGCCGGCATCGTGCTCACCGGAGGGGCCTCGAAGCTCCCAGGAATTGGGGACTTCGCGGGCAAGCTCTTCGAGGCGCCCGTTCGGATCGGATCGCCGTGCAACGTCGGTGGACTCACCGACGTCGTGAACGGTCCCATGTACTCGACGGGTGTTGGACTCGCGTTGCATGCCCGATCGCTGCGTCCGTACCGACCGCGATTTCCCGTTCGGGGCAATTGGTCGTTCAGTCGAGTGCTCGATCGAATGCGTGATTGGTACAACCAGGAGTTTGACTGA
- the ftsA gene encoding cell division protein FtsA: protein MKRKDGVIVGIDIGTTRICVAVGEETEAGLDIIGVGTHPSQGVRRGVVVDSDAAAGSIKQAIEQAEAMSGCEITSAYAGISGSHIQSFNSHGIVAVKDREVRDGDVRRVIDVAKATSIPMDREVIHVIPQEFILDDQDGIREPLGMTGVRLEVKVHIVTAHVTAAQQVTECCNRAGINVADVVLGAGATASSVLSDDERELGVCMLDIGGGTTDIAVFGGGSVKHTSVLDMGACDFSEDIAANLGTSFEVTDRCKEESSFVSVVDSADVADLTESSVGGDEEREVARHAMRQTIDARAGQVLTEALSRLSEDGFDDRNLCGVVLTGGGAELAGLLERAEKEFGLPTRIGSVIKVSSSGNLELDPTWATAVGLALFGTWQQRTSRSSRFRIRDESIFGRVKQRMRDWFFAEFD, encoded by the coding sequence ATGAAACGGAAAGACGGAGTCATTGTCGGGATCGACATCGGGACGACAAGGATCTGTGTGGCCGTAGGCGAAGAAACGGAGGCTGGTCTCGACATCATCGGTGTTGGGACTCATCCGAGCCAGGGAGTGCGAAGGGGCGTCGTAGTCGACTCAGACGCGGCCGCCGGATCGATCAAGCAAGCGATTGAGCAAGCCGAAGCGATGTCTGGCTGCGAGATCACGTCAGCATATGCGGGTATCTCCGGAAGTCACATTCAATCATTCAATTCCCACGGGATCGTCGCGGTCAAGGATCGAGAGGTTCGCGATGGAGATGTCAGACGCGTCATCGACGTGGCCAAGGCTACTTCCATTCCGATGGATCGCGAGGTCATTCATGTGATTCCGCAAGAGTTCATCCTCGATGACCAGGATGGGATCCGTGAGCCACTAGGAATGACCGGAGTTCGCCTCGAGGTGAAGGTCCATATCGTTACGGCTCACGTGACCGCAGCGCAGCAGGTAACAGAGTGCTGTAACCGAGCCGGGATCAATGTGGCTGATGTCGTGCTCGGAGCAGGAGCGACCGCATCTTCGGTTCTTTCGGATGACGAACGCGAGCTAGGCGTGTGCATGCTCGACATCGGTGGGGGTACCACCGATATTGCGGTCTTCGGTGGCGGTTCGGTCAAACACACTTCGGTTCTGGACATGGGCGCTTGCGATTTCTCGGAAGACATCGCAGCCAATCTAGGAACGTCATTCGAGGTCACGGATCGCTGCAAGGAGGAGTCGAGCTTCGTGTCGGTAGTCGACTCCGCGGACGTCGCTGACCTCACGGAGTCGAGCGTAGGTGGAGATGAGGAACGTGAAGTCGCCCGCCATGCGATGCGCCAGACGATTGATGCTCGTGCAGGGCAGGTCTTGACGGAGGCGCTGTCGAGGCTGTCTGAGGACGGCTTCGACGATCGAAATTTGTGCGGGGTTGTACTTACTGGTGGTGGGGCAGAGCTCGCAGGGCTTCTGGAGAGAGCCGAGAAGGAGTTCGGGCTTCCGACGCGAATCGGATCAGTGATCAAGGTATCTAGCTCCGGAAACCTCGAGCTGGATCCGACATGGGCAACGGCGGTTGGACTCGCGCTGTTTGGTACGTGGCAACAGCGAACGAGTCGCTCAAGCCGTTTCCGAATTCGGGATGAATCGATCTTTGGGCGAGTGAAGCAGCGGATGCGCGACTGGTTTTTCGCCGAGTTTGACTGA
- a CDS encoding transposase, which yields MKRSRFSEEQIVDALKRVENGRGIPELVRELGITETTFCRWRRKYGGMEVSDPRRLKELEEENRKRKLMVADQALGIVALKDFVSKKW from the coding sequence ATGAAGCGCAGCAGATTCAGTGAAGAGCAGATCGTCGACGCGTTGAAGCGGGTCGAGAACGGCCGAGGGATACCAGAACTCGTTCGAGAGCTCGGGATCACGGAGACGACCTTCTGCCGATGGCGCCGGAAGTACGGCGGCATGGAGGTCTCGGACCCGCGGCGGCTGAAGGAGCTCGAGGAAGAGAACCGGAAGCGCAAGCTGATGGTGGCCGACCAAGCGCTCGGCATCGTCGCGCTCAAAGACTTCGTCTCGAAGAAATGGTGA